The Candidatus Binatia bacterium genome includes the window CGGTACCCCAACGGGCTCCCCGCGGGAGCGCCGGCCGACTTCTACACCCGAGAGGAAGCCGAGCGTGCCATTGCCGATGCGGAGGCGATCCTTGCCGTTTGTCGAAGAATTCTATCGCGGGCGTAACGTGAGGATTTTCCGCCTCGACGCAGGACGCGCCGTGGGCGCTGCTACGTGAGAAAGCACGCGAGCTTCTGGCCGCGGAGCCCGGAGTGGAGGAGGTGTGGCTTTTCGGCTCGCTGGCGCGCGGGCGAGCGACGCCGGGGAGCGACGCGGACCTGATCGTGGTTCTGAGCGAAGCCACGGAGCCCTTTCTCGAGCGCAGCGCGCGGTTCTCCCGTTACTTTCGGGGAGCCGGGATCGGGTGCGAGGTGCTCGTCTACACCCGGGAGGAGCTTGCGACGCTCGAGCGGGAGAGCCGGCGATTCGCGCGCACACTCCGGGCAGAACGCGTGGTGCTCGCGCGCCGGGCGGAGCGGGCGTCGGAGCCGGAACCGCGGGGGAAGCCCTGCAGGGCGAAGGCGCGGAGGCGAAGGCGAGAAGAGAAGCGGGAGAGAAGAAGGAAAGGGAGACAGGCTGATCGCGCAGCCGAGCGAGGTGAGAACTCCGGCCTTCCGGGCGCTGGAAGGTCGGTCTACCGAAGGAGGGCAAACATGAACGAAGCCAACGAAAAGCTCGTGCGGGATTTCTGTGCGGCCTGGCAGCGTCGGGACATCGACGAACTTCTCGGCTTTTTCACCGAGGATGCCGTCTACCACAACATGCCGATGGAACCCGTTCGGGGTCGTGCCGCCATCCGGCAGGTCTTCGAGTTCTTCGTGCCACCCGCGCGGGAGATCGAGTTCGAGATTCTCGGGATCGCCTCCTCCGGAGACAGAGTCTTCACCGAGCGGGTCGACCGGTTCTGGATGGGCGAGAAGAAGGTGGAACTTCCCGTGGCCGGCGTCTTCGAGATCCGCCAAGGCAAGATCGCAGCCTGGCGGGATTACTTCGACATGCAAACCTGGACCCGACAGACGGCGTGACCGAGGGACGCGCTCCGTCGCGTCCCGGGGAGCCACGGAGGACGACGCGGCCGCTCATCATTGCGACGACCATCGGGGTCGTTCGCAACCGCGGCCACGACAGAGCGTGGCCCTCCGATTCGTCGGGCGGAACACCGCACCCGGAGGGACGCGCTCCGTCGCGTCCCGGGGAGCCACGGAGGACGACGCGGCCGCTCATCATTGCGACGACCATCGGCGTCGTTCGCAACCACGGCCACGACAGAGCGTGGCCCTCCGATTCGTCGGGCGAAACACCGCACCCGGAGGGACGCGCTCCGTCGCGTCCCGGGGAGCCACGGAGGACGACGCGCCCGCTCATCATTGCGACGACCATCGGCGTCGTTCGCAACCGCGGCCACGACAGAGCGTGGCCCTCCGATTCGTCGGGCGAAACACCGCACCCGGAGGGACGCGCTCCGTCGCGTCCCGGGGAGCCACGGAGGACGACGCGGCCGCTCATCATTGCGACGACCATCGGCGTCGTTCGCAACCACGGCCACGACAGAGCGTGGCCCTCCGATTCGTCGGGCGAAACACCGCACCCGGAGGGACGCGCTCCGTCGCATCCCGGGGAGCCACGGAGGACGACGCGCCCGCTCATCATTGCGACGACCATCGGCGTCGTTCGCAACCACGGCCACGACAGAGCGTGGCCCTCCGATTCGTCGGGCGAAACACCGCACCCGGAGGGACGCGCTCCGTCGCGTCCCGGGGGGGCCGGGGCGCAAAGGGGCTCAAAAAATCGCTTGGATCTGGAGACGTCCTTCGAGATCGTTCTTGGTATCCGCCCCCGGTCGTTCACGATCGACCTCGCGTAGATCGGCCTGAATTTTGAGGTTGTGCCCCGAGATGTAATAAGCCAGCGCCCCCCCGTACTCCCGTTCACCGTTGTCGCCCACGTCGTCGTTCCGATCCACCCAGGCGTAACGCGCGGCTATCTCGAGCTTTTGCGGAACGAGGTAGTAGCCCGCCTGGACGACGAACCCGTGGGCATCGAACGACGAAAGACCCGAGCCATCCGGGTCGACACGCCGGAAGTGGTAATCCCCGAGAACGGAAAACCCGGCGTACTTGAACTGGGCGTCGGCGGTCACCCCCAGGATGTCGGCTTCTCGAAACCCGGGCAGAGCCACGAGCCCCGTCCTTTCGACGGTCCTGCCTCGCTTCTCGTCCGCCTCGAAACCCGCAGCCACACCGATGCCGAAGCGGGCACGCCGCTCACCGACTTGGTCGCCTTCGCTGTAGTAATCTTCGAAGGGACCCAGGGGCGTAAACAGGAGCCTCCCGACCACCAGGTGGCTCGCGTTGTCGTTGACGGTGTTCGGTCCCGAACCGTTGAAGACGCCGACCTGGTACGCCAGGAGGTCGGGCCGGAGATCGCCGTAGATCATGGCCCCGACGTCCCGGCCGTCGTCGCCGAAAAGAAATTCCGCGTTCGTGATCGAGCGGTCCACGAACTGGAGCCTGGCGGAAGACGTGAGTTGCTGCCGGTTGAAGGGGACCTTGTACTGACCGAGCTTGAGGACGGCACGTTCGAGGTGCGCGATCTCGAGGTACGCGTCCCTGAGCTCGAAGTCGTCCGCGATGTCACCCTGGAAGCCGTAGCGCAAGCGCGGGTCGTAAACATGCCCGACGAACCAGAACCGCGCTCGCTGTACCCGGAAGGTGCTCCGGTCCTTTTCTTCTTCCAGATCGGCTGCGGTGTAGCGGAGCTGGATCCGCCCGCCCACGCTCAACGCATGGCTCCCGTCCGCGGTCTGGATCTGGAAGCCCTTCCCGGGCTTGTACGCGAAAGTGAAGCCATCGTCAGGGGACGCCGCGAGGGCATTCACGCCACAGAGGACGAGAAACATGCCCGGAGCAAGGAACCGAACACGAAATTTTGCCATCCCTTTTTCCTCCTTTCGCCTTTTGCTTCCGCGGTAGGGCCCGCCCGGGCGAACTCGCGCAGCTACCACCCGCTGCCGGAGAGCCCGTACCCCCGAGTTTTCGGTGTCCGCCACAGCTCGAGCACCTGTTTCCGATCTCCAGAATCCTCTCCGACCTGCCTTGCGCGGCTCCGCGGTGCTTCTTCCCGGCCCCGCTCGAGAGCCCTGCGCGGCACGGGGAGGTTCGCGATCCGAACAACGCAGGGAAGCGAAGAGGTTCGTTGTCGCCCGTTTTTTTAGCGTCGCCGCGTTACGGGACGGTGAAGGACAGAAGAAGATTTCCCGAACTTTGTCGCTCTCGACCGCTCTCCCCCCGGCAACCGCGGGAGGGCCGATTCCCGCTCTCTCTCGTTCTCCGCGATCGGGCGTGTCCGCGACTCGACTCTGTCAGCCCTCGTGCGCTCCCTTCTCTCGGAACGCGCCCAGGTAATAGAGCGCCGTCCCCAGAACGAGTCCCACCACGTATCCCTGCGGCAAGGCGAACACCGCCAGAGCCACGAGAAAAGCAATGGAAAGGTCGCGCTGCGATCCGGTCTGGTCGCGAACGAAGCCGAGAAGCGTGAGAGATTCGAAAACGAGCACGACGCCGAGCAGAGCCTGCGGAAATGCCGAGATGATCTCCCCGGCGACCCGGCTCAGGAACAGCCCGAGAACGAGGTAGTAGCTGCCGTACAGTACGACCGACCCCCCCGTGCGCGCCCCCAGGGCATAGTGCCCCGCGAGTCCGCCGCAACCGTGGCAAGCAGGAATCCCTCCGAGGAAAGGCGCCACGAGGTTCACGAAGGCGTAGGTGAAGCCGATCTTCCGGATCGTGACGTGCCTTTCGGGAAAGAGGTCCGCGATCGTCTGTCGCGTGGCGATGATCGAGTTCGAGAGCGAAAGCGGGATCTGGGGCAAGGAAAGGAGGAGAAATCCCGTCACGATGTCCGAGAGCGAGGGCGCGTGAAAAGCGGGCCAGGCGAGCCCGACGCCGTCCTGGACCTCGCGTGCGTCGAGCCGAAAGAACGCCGCGTAGGCGACGCCGGCGCCGATCACGAGGAGCCCGGGCGGGAAGCGACGGTTCCCCCAGAGGGCGGCCATCACCGCGAAGCCGAAAAGAGCCAACGCGTAGCCTTCGATGCCGTCGCCGGCCACGTACTTCCCGAGAGCAAGACGAGCGAGGGAAAGGCCCAGCCCGAACTGGATCCCCCTCACCACGCACTTGGGGATCGCACGAGCCAGGGCGTCGAGAAGGCCCGTAACGCAGAGGAGCAGCATGACGGCTCCGATCGCGAACCCCGCACCGTAAAGGACCGGGGCGGCCACCTGCTGTGTGATGACGATGACGGCCATGGCCTTGAGCGGCTGCATGGGCATCGGGAGCCCGTAGAAAAGACCCGTGAGAATCTGGAGGGCCCCGAAAACGACGAGGACGCTCGCGCTGTCGAGACCGGCGGAAAGAATCATTCCCATCAGAAGCGGAACGTCGGTCCCGATGTCGCCGAAGCTCCCCGCGAGCTCGTTCCGGTCGAACCGCAGCCGCCGCATCGGGCGCTTCGCCTAGCACGTGCGAGCCGTGGGGACTACCCCCGGACGCGACTCCGGGTGGCCGTGTTCGTCGTGGCGGGAACGTCGATCTCGGATGCGCACGGCCGCATGCATCCCTCCGCCCCCAGGACGCGACGGAGCGCGTCCCTCCGAATCGAACGTCTCGTGGAAGCGTCTATCGCAACGCCGCACTTCGAATTGGCTGGGAGGGACCCGCTCTGTCGGGTCGGTGCCGACGCGTGGGGGGTCGGTCCCCCACGGGACGTGATCGGCGGGCCACGCTCTGTCGTGGCCGTGGTGATCGCAGGGAGCCGCTCTGTCGGGTCCGTGTTCATGCATGGCGCCTCCGTCCACCCCCTCCCCCGGACGCGACGGAGCGCGTCCCTCCGGCAGATGCGACGGAGTGCGTGCCGCCCACCGCAGGCGCGGCGTTTCGAAGGTGCGATCGGCGGGCCACGCTCTGTCGTGGCCGTGGTGATCGCAGGGAGCCGCTCTGTCGGGTCCGTGTTCATGCATGGCGCCTCCGTCCGCCCCCTCCCCAGGACGCGACGGAGCGCGTCCCTCCGGGTGGCCGTGGTCGTGTTTGTGACGAACCCCCCGAACGCGACAGACGACGGCCCTCCGTGCTACGGAAAGGCCGATGCTCGCGGACGTCGTCCTCCTTCTGGCCGTCGCACTCGGCGGCCTGCTCGCCGGCCGGTTCTTCCGCCTTCCCCCGCTCGCCGCCTACCTCCTGGTGGGGGTGCTTGCCGGCCCGGGTGGGCTCGGGCTCGTGGCGCGGTCGGAGGGAATCGAGCAGCTCGCCGAGCTCGGGGTCGCTCTTCTTCTCTTCGGTGTCGGTATCGAGTTCTCGCTCGCACGGATCCGCCGGGCTGCTTTCCGCATGCTCTCGAGCGGGACGGCGCAGGTTCTGCTCACCACGTTGCTCACGGCCGCGGGGTTCCGGTGGCTCGGAACGAGCTGGCCGGAAGCGGTGGCCGTGGGCTTTCTCGTCTCGCTCTCGAGCACGGCGCTCGTGCTCAAGCTCTATTCCGACCGCGGCGAGGTGGACGCTCCCCATGCCCAGGCCGCCCTCGGCGTCCTCCTCCTGCAGGACCTGGCGCTCGTCCCCATGATGCTTCTCCTCCCGGTTCTCAGCGGCCCGCTGGAAAAAGCGCTCGAGGGAGCCCTTCTCGCCCTCGCGCAGGCGTCGGCCGCCCTCGTCCTCTTGCTGCTCCTCGCGCGCGTGCTCCTTCCCCGGTTTCTCGCCGTCGTCGCGCGCATGCGAGTTCCGGAGGTGTTCTCCCTCGCCGCGGTGCTCTTCGCGTTCGGCACCGCGCTCGTTGCCGCGCGCTTCGGTCTCTCCCTTCCACTCGGGGCGTTCCTTGCCGGGCTTGCGCTTTCGGGCTCCCCGTTCGCTCATCAAGTCTTCGCCGAGCTGCTGCCGCTGCGGGACGCCTTCATGGCGATCTTTTTCACGAGCGTGGGCCTTCTTTTCGAACCACGACTGGCAGCGGGAGACCCCGTAGCGGCCCTCGCCATGCTCGGCTTCGTCGTGCTCAAAGGAGCCGTCTCCGGAGCGACCGTCGGTATCGCGTGGCGCTCCCTTCGGATCGCGGTGGTCGCGGGTTTCGCGCTCGCCCAGATCGGCGAGTTCTCGTTCGTGCTGGCCTGGCAGGCCGCCGCGGCGGGCCTTCTCTCCCCGGCACTCGAGCAGGCCTTTTTCGGCACGGCGATTCTGACCATGGCCGCGACGCCGTGGCTCCTGGAGTGGGGAACGCGGCTCGGGCGGGAACGGGAACGAGAAACGGCTGCTACGACCACCCTCTCTTCGCACGTCGTCATCGTCGGCCTCGGGCACACCGGGCAGGCCGTGGCGCGCGTGTTGCGGGCAGCTTCCGTGCCCTTCTGCGCGGTCGACATCGACCCCTCTCGCGTCGAAGCTTGCCGGAAGGAAGACCTGCCGGTCCGCTTCGGCGACGCGACCCGCAGGGCCGTGCTGCAGAGCCTCGGGATCGAACGTTGCCGCGCCGTCGTCGTGGCCGTGAGCGACCCCGTGACGACGCGGCGCGTCGTCTCGCTCGCCCGCCAGCTCAACCCGGCCGCCCGCATCCTGGTGCGGACGCAGAGGGTCGACGAAGTGCCCGAGGTGGAGCGGTTGGGAGCCGACGAGGTCATCCCCGCGGAGTTCGAGGCTTCGATCGAACTCTTCGTCCGCCTCCTCCAGCACCTCGGGGTTCCCCGCAACGTCGCGCGTCTCCAGGAAGCACTGATCCGTCTCGACCACTACCAGGCCCTGCGCGGCACGCAGCCGTCGGCGGACTTTCTCGATCGGGCGCGGGAGCTCATCCGCGCGGGCGTGATCGAGACGGCCGAGGTCATGCCGGGAAGCCCCGCCGCCGGGCGGACGCTGGCCGAGCTGGCCTTTCGCCGCGAGACGGGCGCGGCCGTTCTCGCGCTGGTGCGGGGCGAGGAGCCCATGGCCAACCCGGACGGATCGGTGCGCCTACGGGAAGGCGACGTCCTGGTCCTCTACGGCCCTCATGCCGCCATCGACCGCGCCCTCGAGCTCTTGAGTCCCAAGCCGGAGAAGGACGAAGGACGGGGGTGACGAGAAGCCGGCTTTCGAGCGACGCCCGGGCTGCGTGGCGGTCGGCGAAGGCGCCCCCACGAGCTCCGGGCGGCGCGGGGACGAGGGGTTTCGAGAAAAACCCGCTCCGAGGCAATGGTTTTTCGCGAACCTGCGGGAGGTGCTTCCGACCTCCCGTGACTTGAGCTACTCTCGGGGCATGAAGTTCGCCCCGCCCGCTGCCGTCCTGGCGCTCGCGCTGGCTTTGCCCCTCCTCGCGCACGCCGGCGACGAGGGCGACCTGGTCATCCGAAAGGATCCCTTCCTGCGAGGCGAGTACCACATTTTCGAGAAAGGCCGGCGCGTCGGCTCCGTCCGCCAGGATCCCTTCGACCCGAACCGCTACCACCTGCTCGACGAAAAAGGGCGACGCGAAAAAACGATCCGGCGGAACCCTTTCCTGGAAGACCAGTTCGACATCCTGGACGACGGAAAGAGGCTCGGCACCCTCCGGAAGGACCCGTTCCTCGAAGGCGAATACCGGCTCTTCGACGACAAGGGCCGCCGTCGCGGGCGGCTGAGGCAAGATCCTTTTCTCGAGGACCAGTTCCGCTTCGAAAAAGACGATTGAAGGCGTCCCGGCCTTGAGGAGCGGGGCGGCCGGCCGGGAGACCCCGAGCGTAGCGACGAAGCCACGCTCGGGAATCGCCCGGCGGCCCGGCCCCCCGGACAACGCACCACTCGCCCGGGAACGCGTGCCGCCCCGCACGGCCCCGGGCCCGCTCTCCCGGAGAGGGCGATTGACCGGGGAAGGGACGTTGCTAGACTCGGGTCCATCGATATGGTCGAGTCCATCGAGGTCGTGGACGTCCCCCGCCGGGAGCGGAAAAAACGGGAAACCCGTCGCCGCATCTACGAGGCCGCCGTCCGGCTTTTCCTCGAGCGGGGCTTCGACGCCGTGAGCATCGACGAGATCTGCGAGCGGGCCGACGTGGCCCGGGGGACGTTTTTCCTCCACTTTCCGACGAAAGACGCCCTCCTGCTCGAGTACGGCCGGGAGGTCGTGCGGGAGCTCGCCGACCGGCTCGGCCGGAGTCCGAGACCGGCGTCGGAGGACCTCCGGTGGGTCTTCCGGTCCCTGGCGCGACGGCTTTCGCGGAGCGCGGAGTCGGTCCGGTGGATGATCCTCGAAGCGCTCCGCCGCCCCACCGTGCTGTCCGAAACGCGGGAACAGGGGAAGGACTTCGCCGGTCTTCTCGCCGGCGTCGTTCGGCGGGGGCAGGCTTCGGGGGAATTCCGCCGCGAGGTCGACCCCGGCGTGGCCGGAGCCGTCCTCGCGGCCACCTACTTCGCGCTCCTGGGCGACTGGGCGCTGGGTCTCCTGCCCGGCAATCTTTCGCGACCCCTCGAGCGAGCCCTCGACCTGGTTCTGCGGGGCCTGGAACCTCGGGATGTCCCACCAAGGAAGATTCGAGGGCCGGGGAGACGGAAGCCATGAGGTCGCCGGCACGACCACCGCACGGCCGGGCGGTCGTGATCGGCGGCAGTATCGCGGGCCTTTGCGCGGCCCGCGTCCTCTCCGACTTTTTCCGGGAGGTCTTCGTGGTCGAGCGGGACCGCCTCCCCGACGGACCGCACGAAAGACCGGGAGTGCCGCAGAGCCGTCACATCCACGCACTCCTCATCCGGGGCCGGCGCGAACTCGAAGCGCTCTTTCCGGGATTCGAGGCGGAGATGCGGCAGCAAGGGGCTCTCGAGCTCGAGTTCAGCTGGGATTTCGCCGTACTCCAGAAAGACGGCTGGCTTCCCCGTGCACGGCTGGGACTCCGAACGCTTTTCGCCAGCCGAAACCTGATCGAAGCCGTCGTGCGGGATCTCGCCCGCAAGCTTCCACGGGTCCGCTTCCTCGAGAATACCCGCGTGGTGGGCCTGCGGTTCTCGCCCGGCGACCCGCCTCGCGTCACGGGAGTCGTGGTCTCGGAAGGGCCCGGAAACGCCCCCCGGCCCCTCGACGCAGAGCTCGTCGTCGACGCGAGTGGCCGGGGAACCCGCGTTCCCGCTTGGCTCGACCGAGCGGGGCTTCGCCCCCCCGAAGAGGACGTGGTCGACGCGCATGCCGCGTACGCCACGCGTTGGTACCGGGCCCCCTCGCCGGAGCTGTGGCCGAGGGAGTGGTGGTGGAAAGGCATCTGGATCGACCCTGTGCTCCCCCACGACGTGACCGCGGCGGTCCTCTCGCCCGTCGAAGGTCACCGCTGGGTGGTGACGCTGGGCGGCCTCGCGCGCCTCTGTCCGCCGGACGAAAAGGGCTTCGCCGAAAAGCTCGGGCGTCTCCGCTCCCCGATCCTCGCCCGGGCCGTGGCTCTCGGAGAGCCCGAGAGCCCCCTTTACCACAACCACGCCATGGCGAACCGCTTCCGCCTCTACCACCGGTGGGCCCACGCACCCGCCGGATTCGTCGCGATCGGAGACAGCGTGTGCTCCTTCAACCCGATCTACGGCCAGGGGATGACCTGCGCTGCGCTTTCGGCGCGCGCTCTCGCCGACTGCCTCCGGAAGCACGAGACGCTCGATCGCGACTTCTCGCGAGCGTTTTTCGCAACGCAGGCCCGGGTGCTCCGCGACCCGTGGCTCATGGCCACGGGAGCGGACTTCCACCTTGCCGAGACGACCGGAAAGAGGCCTCGCGGGATCGGGTTTTTCAACGCTTACACGGACCTCCTTTTCGAGGCCATGCGGGACGACCTCTTCCTTCGCCGCCGCATCGGGGAAGTCGTCCACATGCTGCGACCGCCCTCGGCGCTTTTCACGCCGCGTGTACTGCGCCGCGTCCTCCCATTCCTCGCGCGGAGAAAGGCCGGCACCCTTGCCGCGGGAGGCCTCCGGCGGAGCCCATCCACCGTTGCCTCTCGCTCGTTAGCCAGCTCGCCGGCCGAGGCAGGTCCGCAACCCGTCCTTGCCTCGCGCGTTCTCGGGATTACGAGAACGTGGACGGAGGGTTTGCCTTTACGAGGGCCCCAAGAGGCTCGAGTCTGACTACCGCTCTACGTGAGGGGGAGAGCCCGGCCTACGCTTTCTGCGCCCATGACGGACGAAACCCTGGTCTCCCTGGCTCGCCAGGAACTACCCTACCGGACGGAAGCCTTTTCCGAGCTCGTCCGTCGCTACGAACCTCGGGTCTTCCGGACCTGCAAGAGGGTGTTGGGGGACGAAGAGGAAGCGAGGGACGCGGCACAGGAGGTTTTTTTGCGGGTCTTTCGGGGCCTTCGGGGATTCGAAGCCAAGGCGCGCTTCCGGACCTGGCTTTTCCGGATCGTCGCCAACGTCTGCTCGGATCGACTGTCGAGGCGAGCCCCCGAGGAGCCCTACGGGGACGACCCGCCCGAGCTCCCGAGCGACCCCCCCGGCACGCCGGAGCACGGCGAAGTGTTCCGGGCCTTTTCGCTCCTCTCGCCGGAGGACCGGACGATCCTCTCGCTCCGGTTCGTCTCCGAACTGTCCCTCGAGGAAATCGCCGGCTCCCTGGAGATCTCCTTGAGTGCGGCAAAAATGCGACTCTACCGTGCGCTCGAGCGGTTTCGAGAGCGCTACCGGGAGCTCGAGGCGAAAAATCCTCGGCAAGTGTGACTTTTCGCCGCTGCTGCCGGTCTAAACGGAGCGGATGGAACCCGAGCGGAAATATGCCGAGGTCGAAAAGGAGATGGCTCCTCTTCTAGCCACCCTGGCCGTAGCCAACGGGAACCAGAGCTCCGAGCGGGTCGAAAGCCTGCTACGCCGAATCCGCCTCGAGGTCGGACTTTGCGACCTCGCGCAGTTCTCGCTCGTGACCGTCTGGCTCGGGGTCCTCTCGTTGGTTTTCTCCGCCCTCGGAGTCCCGGGAACCAACCCGCCCGAACGAAACGCTTCCTGAAACGCCATGGAAACCCCCTTTCGCGATCTCGTCGCCGTCCCTCTTGGCGCCGTCTGGAACCCGCTCGGTGCTCTCTGGGCGAAGCTTCTCGGGTTTTTGCCGAACCTTCTGGGCGCGGCCCTCATCCTCGGGGTGGGGTACGTGCTTTCCACGGGCGCGAGGCGGCTCGTGACCGCCTCCCTCCGGCGGATCGGCTTCGACGACGCGAGCCGCCGGGTGGGCTTCCGGGCGCTTCTCGACCGTTCGGGCATTTCCGCGACGGCATCCGACATCCTCGGGATTCTGGTTTTCTGGCTCGTTTTTCTCACGTTCTTGCTTTCGGCGGCGGAAGCCCTGGCACTTCCCAACGTTTCCGAAACCATCGAAGCCCTGGTGCGCTACGTTCCGAACGTGATCGGGGCGGTCCTCCTGGTTGTCGTCGGCGTCACGGTGGCGCATTTCCTGCGCGACCTCGTCCGCAGCGGAACGCAGAGCCTGGGCGTCGAATACGCCCGCGCCCTCTCGAACGTGACCTATGTCGTTCTCCTGGTGCTCGTGGCGAGTCTCGCCATCTCGCAGCTCCGGATCGAAGCCGGTCTCCTGAACCGCGCCGTGGAGATCGTCCTGGTCGCTTCGGGAGCTGCGCTGGCTCTGTCGTTGGGTCTCGGTAGCCGTGACATCGCCAAACACGTGATCGCGGGCACCTATGCCAGGGAAGTTTTGCGGCCGGGAGTGGTTCTCTCGGCGGGAGAAGAACGCGGCGAGGTGGAGCAGGTAGGAGCACTTTTCACGTGCTTGAGGGACGAGAGCGGCCGTCGGGTCTACATTCCGAACGGCCGGCTTACCGAGCTGGTACTCCACGAAGAAGCCGGGAAGCCCTGAGGGAAATCCAGGGCTTCCCTCCGTCTTCTCGGAAAACCGAGAAGACGGAAAGTCGGACGAAGACGAACAACCGTCCCCGAGAGGGGACGTCCAAAATAAGGAGGAGGGTGAAGATGAAAAACAAAGCCATCGCAACCGCGGCGCTCGGCGCACTGCTTTTCGCGGGCGCAGCTTTCGCGCAACCCGTGGCCGGCGACCACGAAATCCAGGTCGCTGCAGGCTTCTTCAAGCCGCAGGACGAAGAGACGGGGAACATCGCGGGAGACGTGTCCTACGGCTACTACCTCCCGAACCCTGCCTGGCAGGTCGGGCTAAGGCAGGCTCTTTCCTACACTTTCGTGGACGACGCCGAGGACATCTGGCAGGCCACGACGATCCCGTTCCTCAACTACCACTTCCTGGGGCTCGGTGAGGGCAACGTCGTGCCTTTCCTCGGAGCCTTCGTGGGAGCCGTCTGGAACGACGACGATGTCACGGGAACCGTGGGGCCCAACGTGGGCGCCAAGTTCTTCCTGACCGACCAGACCTTTTTCGTGGCCCGTTACCGCTACGAGTGGTTCTGGGATGACTTCGGCGAAGTGGACAACGAAATCGACGACGGCAACCACGTCGGTACCGTGGGTCTCGGCTTCGTCTGGGGCGGCGCGGAGCGGCCGCGCCTCGCCAAGGCCACGGCGCTCGAGGACCACGTAAGGCGCGCCGAGAACGCGGCGGATCGGGCCAGCAAGGCCGCTGCGAGCGCCCAGGCCGCGGCGGAGCGGACCGAGGCGGCCGCCAAGCGCATCGAGCGCATCGCCGCGGAAGCGGAAGCCGGCTTCCACAGGGGCGTTCGGAAGTAACGGAAAACCGCCCGAGCGGCTCGGACTCGACGCCCAGCCGCCGCGCCGCAAGGACGGAAGAGGCCCGGTGGTCCCCCCGACCGCCGGGCCTTCGTTTTTCCGGCCCTCGGTTTTTTTCACCGCCCTGGTTGGAAGAGGTGCCGGGCTCCGTGTCCGGCCGGTTCGTGGGGGGGCGCGAGATAGGGAAACTCGCCAAGAAAAGGCACGTCGTTCGCGTCCGGGTAAGGGTCGTCGGTCGCCAGCGCTCGCGGGTCGCCGACCAGATCCACGACGTCGTCCGTGAGCTCCCGGCCGTTGGGGTAGCCTGCCGGACGGCTCGTGTCGAAAATCACCACGTCCGGCGGCTCGCCGAGCTCGGCCCGGTGCCGACTCGGGTGCAACGTGTTCATGAGGTTCGTCTCGGGGTTCTGCGAGTGCATGGCTCGGCCCGCGAGGTCCTGGAAGTCTCCGGGGAGACCCTCCACTTTGGACGTGGCCCAGACGAGAAGAACCGGGCTTTCCTCCAGCACCGCGGCAAGGGGTACCTCGAGGACGACACAGGCCACGTTCCGGCCGATGCGCGGCCCCCGGATGAACGGGTCGTCGCGGAGTCCGACGAAGAGCTTCACGTCCTTCCGGGGAGCGGAGAGGCTGCACCCGCCGCCTCCGCCCCCGACTCGAGCGTTGGTCTCGAGCTCGGGCTCGCCGTCCGGGGTGAACGTCACGCGAAAAAAGACGTCCTCCGAAATCTTTTCCGGCTCCAGAACGGTCCCGCCGAACTTCTCGAGATCCACCGGGTCGTCGAACGAGAC containing:
- a CDS encoding sodium/hydrogen exchanger family/TrkA domain protein — translated: MLADVVLLLAVALGGLLAGRFFRLPPLAAYLLVGVLAGPGGLGLVARSEGIEQLAELGVALLLFGVGIEFSLARIRRAAFRMLSSGTAQVLLTTLLTAAGFRWLGTSWPEAVAVGFLVSLSSTALVLKLYSDRGEVDAPHAQAALGVLLLQDLALVPMMLLLPVLSGPLEKALEGALLALAQASAALVLLLLLARVLLPRFLAVVARMRVPEVFSLAAVLFAFGTALVAARFGLSLPLGAFLAGLALSGSPFAHQVFAELLPLRDAFMAIFFTSVGLLFEPRLAAGDPVAALAMLGFVVLKGAVSGATVGIAWRSLRIAVVAGFALAQIGEFSFVLAWQAAAAGLLSPALEQAFFGTAILTMAATPWLLEWGTRLGRERERETAATTTLSSHVVIVGLGHTGQAVARVLRAASVPFCAVDIDPSRVEACRKEDLPVRFGDATRRAVLQSLGIERCRAVVVAVSDPVTTRRVVSLARQLNPAARILVRTQRVDEVPEVERLGADEVIPAEFEASIELFVRLLQHLGVPRNVARLQEALIRLDHYQALRGTQPSADFLDRARELIRAGVIETAEVMPGSPAAGRTLAELAFRRETGAAVLALVRGEEPMANPDGSVRLREGDVLVLYGPHAAIDRALELLSPKPEKDEGRG
- a CDS encoding TetR family transcriptional regulator produces the protein MVESIEVVDVPRRERKKRETRRRIYEAAVRLFLERGFDAVSIDEICERADVARGTFFLHFPTKDALLLEYGREVVRELADRLGRSPRPASEDLRWVFRSLARRLSRSAESVRWMILEALRRPTVLSETREQGKDFAGLLAGVVRRGQASGEFRREVDPGVAGAVLAATYFALLGDWALGLLPGNLSRPLERALDLVLRGLEPRDVPPRKIRGPGRRKP
- a CDS encoding RNA polymerase sigma factor — translated: MTDETLVSLARQELPYRTEAFSELVRRYEPRVFRTCKRVLGDEEEARDAAQEVFLRVFRGLRGFEAKARFRTWLFRIVANVCSDRLSRRAPEEPYGDDPPELPSDPPGTPEHGEVFRAFSLLSPEDRTILSLRFVSELSLEEIAGSLEISLSAAKMRLYRALERFRERYRELEAKNPRQV
- the cmpX gene encoding hypothetical protein is translated as METPFRDLVAVPLGAVWNPLGALWAKLLGFLPNLLGAALILGVGYVLSTGARRLVTASLRRIGFDDASRRVGFRALLDRSGISATASDILGILVFWLVFLTFLLSAAEALALPNVSETIEALVRYVPNVIGAVLLVVVGVTVAHFLRDLVRSGTQSLGVEYARALSNVTYVVLLVLVASLAISQLRIEAGLLNRAVEIVLVASGAALALSLGLGSRDIAKHVIAGTYAREVLRPGVVLSAGEERGEVEQVGALFTCLRDESGRRVYIPNGRLTELVLHEEAGKP